In the genome of Paenibacillus pabuli, one region contains:
- a CDS encoding GNAT family N-acetyltransferase — protein sequence MSHLITIQPLTSSDMEGACRVFEASITEAFIQEGLGSLHEDIRDEIEHKKAMLHSALHPDNNQESGVFFLLAKREDNVVGTISYGPCGEEIQECTDNQLNHIGELGSLYVLPEVQGHGIGSALIQALAAELQRREITHFCLDSGYRTAQKKWQRKFGEPYAVAKNYWGEGTDHMVWLCDVKDFAVK from the coding sequence ATGAGTCACCTGATTACCATTCAACCTTTAACATCATCGGATATGGAGGGTGCCTGCCGGGTATTCGAGGCATCCATTACGGAAGCATTTATACAGGAAGGGCTGGGTTCCCTGCACGAAGACATACGCGATGAAATTGAACACAAAAAAGCGATGCTTCACTCAGCCTTGCATCCTGACAACAACCAGGAATCAGGTGTCTTCTTTCTATTAGCCAAAAGAGAAGATAACGTCGTAGGCACCATTTCGTATGGACCTTGTGGCGAGGAGATTCAAGAATGCACAGATAACCAACTGAACCACATAGGGGAACTGGGTAGTCTCTACGTTCTGCCAGAGGTTCAGGGTCATGGAATTGGCTCTGCTCTCATTCAGGCTTTGGCTGCTGAACTTCAGAGGCGTGAGATTACGCATTTTTGCCTGGATAGTGGATATCGGACAGCACAGAAGAAATGGCAGCGGAAGTTTGGAGAACCCTATGCTGTGGCAAAGAATTACTGGGGTGAAGGCACGGACCATATGGTGTGGTTATGTGATGTGAAGGATTTTGCTGTAAAATAA
- a CDS encoding PH domain-containing protein, giving the protein MQYIQSTPEQRLSPDAITIWRISAIISNGIGLIVLAALLVLDSVFGWRAWIGWLLWGVTAISVLYAVWEIFIRPSLLYKHWYYDANEEFLQLKHGALKKVHQIIPMAKVQSVTTNQGPLLRKYGLYSVSVGTMGSSHTIPALPEEVALELRNQIASYARINEVDE; this is encoded by the coding sequence ATGCAGTACATACAGAGTACACCCGAGCAACGTTTATCGCCGGATGCCATAACCATATGGAGAATTAGTGCGATTATATCGAACGGTATAGGGTTGATTGTGCTTGCAGCACTGCTGGTTCTGGATTCCGTCTTTGGATGGAGGGCGTGGATTGGCTGGTTGCTGTGGGGAGTGACTGCCATCTCAGTGCTTTATGCGGTGTGGGAGATTTTTATCCGGCCTTCATTGTTATATAAGCATTGGTATTACGATGCGAATGAGGAGTTCTTGCAATTGAAACACGGGGCCCTGAAAAAGGTACATCAGATCATTCCCATGGCCAAAGTACAATCCGTCACGACGAACCAAGGTCCCCTTTTGAGAAAATATGGTCTATATTCCGTATCGGTAGGTACGATGGGTTCATCTCATACGATCCCGGCGCTGCCAGAGGAAGTGGCGCTTGAACTGCGTAATCAGATTGCGTCCTATGCAAGGATTAACGAGGTGGATGAATGA
- a CDS encoding HAD family hydrolase — translation MDHIKAIIFDLDNTILNRTSTFEGFSQSLINTYFAHLETTDDILKRIIELDEDGYKDKDVLFNELLHELPWAENPPHGELMDFYGREYVRSAVLMEQAREVVQHLRGKYKTGLITNGKTEIQYGKIDQLGIRDDFDHIIVSEEAGVKKPDPRIFHLALEHFNLSPEQCIYIGDHPVNDVEGAAKVGMSTIWMKVNQPWQDSITTKPLHAIEHLGELKGFL, via the coding sequence ATGGATCATATTAAAGCGATTATTTTTGACCTGGACAATACGATTCTCAACAGAACAAGTACCTTTGAAGGCTTCAGTCAGAGCTTGATCAACACTTATTTTGCTCATCTTGAGACTACGGATGATATTCTTAAACGAATTATTGAGCTGGATGAGGACGGTTACAAGGACAAGGATGTCTTGTTCAACGAGCTACTCCATGAACTGCCTTGGGCTGAGAATCCGCCTCACGGGGAGCTTATGGATTTCTATGGCAGAGAGTATGTGAGAAGTGCTGTTCTGATGGAGCAGGCGCGAGAAGTGGTTCAGCATCTAAGAGGAAAATATAAAACAGGTTTAATCACCAATGGTAAGACTGAGATTCAGTATGGAAAAATTGATCAACTCGGCATCCGGGATGATTTTGATCATATTATCGTTTCGGAAGAGGCTGGGGTCAAAAAGCCCGATCCTCGTATTTTTCATTTGGCATTGGAGCATTTCAATCTCTCTCCCGAGCAATGTATCTACATTGGGGATCATCCCGTCAATGATGTTGAAGGAGCGGCAAAAGTAGGCATGAGCACGATTTGGATGAAGGTCAATCAGCCTTGGCAGGACAGCATTACAACCAAACCATTGCATGCTATTGAGCATCTTGGTGAATTAAAGGGCTTCCTCTAG
- a CDS encoding HIT domain-containing protein — protein MTQDFYCDEVLSGNTKVNIVMETDKVLAYHHTRPYYKHHIVVIPKIHIQSFISQEEENNEELLLEIMRVIKKVAADMVVQTGSSKIVTNLGTYQDSKHQHWHVVSGERVQ, from the coding sequence ATGACGCAGGATTTTTATTGTGATGAAGTGCTTAGTGGTAATACCAAAGTAAATATCGTCATGGAAACAGACAAGGTGCTGGCCTATCATCATACCCGACCATACTACAAACATCATATCGTTGTTATTCCTAAGATCCATATCCAATCGTTCATTTCACAGGAAGAAGAGAATAATGAGGAACTATTACTGGAGATCATGCGCGTTATCAAAAAGGTTGCTGCGGACATGGTTGTCCAAACGGGCTCTTCCAAAATCGTAACTAATCTGGGTACTTACCAGGATTCGAAGCATCAACACTGGCATGTGGTAAGTGGTGAACGTGTCCAATAA
- a CDS encoding PH domain-containing protein gives MNELKRQHPLAMLWSLWKLVKNSFAFIVFLFILRHGSVSKWIIYGRIVFYVAMACSVIVIIWSWFTLRYTAEDKAFQIYSGVFNRTRRTIPYTKIQNVNRHTSLFHRLFGVTSIRFETGIKGEDATFQLQVVSLSESDRLEKFVAGHMSEANVTSDAVEPNEEPVTRPEHVTSEDNNPLPVKEELERRVHYQSTRKDIIKASFTSLSFLVLIPILGSLYSSIKDFFPDEKVTESILLTWLDTWWITALIITGLIAVSITLGIVRTFVKYGDFQISSDRKRIYITKGMLEQTAFSILKERVQAVKITQSPMKRLLGLAEVELTTAGGVGESDQEVNSLYPFLPVKQAYEMISEILPSYQVTQEMQKLPRKSLWLRMLIPSWVWIIATGILFYFKPVILGQNQAWWMISAILLLWVVICRLVDFLHTRYVLNQNFIQLRTGALTSTLYISKREKVIEVQITRNLLQRWFGVASIQTVNRAKPVLRHTLNDIPPEAVEAFQLWYMERSQNVQTR, from the coding sequence ATGAATGAGCTGAAAAGACAACACCCGTTAGCCATGCTCTGGAGTTTGTGGAAACTGGTGAAAAATTCGTTTGCATTTATCGTTTTTTTATTTATTCTTCGTCATGGCTCGGTGTCGAAGTGGATTATATATGGAAGAATTGTGTTCTATGTGGCCATGGCGTGTAGTGTAATAGTCATTATTTGGAGCTGGTTTACGCTACGTTATACCGCAGAGGATAAGGCTTTTCAGATCTACAGTGGGGTGTTCAATCGTACAAGAAGAACGATTCCCTATACCAAAATTCAGAATGTAAACCGGCATACGTCGCTGTTTCATCGTTTGTTCGGCGTCACATCCATCCGTTTTGAGACGGGCATCAAGGGAGAAGATGCTACTTTTCAGCTGCAAGTCGTTTCACTTTCAGAATCAGATCGGCTTGAAAAGTTTGTAGCGGGACATATGTCGGAAGCGAATGTAACCAGTGATGCTGTAGAACCAAACGAAGAACCAGTGACGCGACCTGAACACGTAACATCCGAAGATAATAATCCCTTACCTGTAAAAGAAGAGCTTGAACGGCGTGTCCATTACCAGTCCACCCGAAAAGACATCATCAAAGCTTCGTTCACCTCTCTGAGCTTTCTGGTGCTTATTCCGATTCTGGGATCTCTCTATTCTTCGATAAAAGATTTCTTTCCCGATGAAAAAGTGACGGAGAGCATCCTACTGACATGGCTGGATACCTGGTGGATTACCGCATTGATCATTACAGGACTTATTGCTGTTTCCATTACACTAGGAATTGTCAGAACCTTTGTAAAGTATGGCGATTTCCAAATATCCTCTGATCGCAAACGGATCTACATTACGAAAGGCATGTTGGAACAGACCGCATTTTCAATTCTAAAGGAACGAGTCCAGGCGGTTAAAATCACGCAGTCACCAATGAAAAGACTGCTAGGACTGGCAGAAGTGGAACTAACGACAGCGGGTGGTGTGGGAGAATCCGACCAGGAAGTTAACTCGCTCTATCCTTTTCTGCCTGTGAAGCAAGCTTACGAGATGATCTCGGAGATTTTGCCATCTTATCAGGTTACGCAGGAGATGCAAAAGCTTCCACGAAAATCATTATGGCTGCGCATGTTGATACCAAGCTGGGTGTGGATTATTGCAACAGGTATACTGTTTTATTTCAAACCGGTGATTCTGGGACAGAACCAGGCTTGGTGGATGATTTCCGCTATTCTGTTACTGTGGGTGGTCATATGCAGATTAGTTGATTTTCTCCACACACGATACGTGTTGAATCAGAACTTTATCCAGTTGCGAACCGGTGCATTAACTTCAACACTATACATCTCCAAGCGGGAAAAAGTCATTGAGGTACAGATCACCCGGAATCTCCTGCAACGCTGGTTTGGGGTTGCATCAATTCAAACCGTGAATCGTGCCAAACCTGTTCTGCGTCACACGCTAAACGATATTCCGCCTGAAGCTGTAGAGGCGTTTCAGTTATGGTATATGGAGCGGAGCCAGAACGTCCAGACACGATAA
- a CDS encoding NUDIX hydrolase, translated as MGYIMELRKLVGSRPLIMAGSCVLVFNEQGHLLLQRRTDSLDWGTLGGSLEPGESLEEAAARELYEEAGLRAGAYKLITVFSGQDMYYKYPHGDEVYNVMAVYEATEIQGEPTVMDDEGLELRYFDLSMPIPEINPFTEYVLKKAGYIN; from the coding sequence ATGGGATATATCATGGAGTTGAGAAAGCTGGTGGGTTCGCGCCCTCTAATCATGGCTGGTTCATGTGTGTTGGTCTTCAATGAGCAGGGCCATCTGTTATTGCAAAGACGTACAGATAGTCTGGATTGGGGAACCCTTGGCGGATCATTGGAACCGGGAGAATCTTTGGAGGAAGCTGCTGCCCGTGAATTATATGAGGAAGCTGGACTGAGAGCGGGTGCGTATAAACTCATTACCGTTTTCTCAGGTCAGGACATGTATTACAAGTATCCGCATGGAGATGAAGTGTATAATGTCATGGCAGTCTATGAAGCTACTGAAATTCAGGGCGAACCAACCGTCATGGATGATGAAGGACTGGAACTGCGTTATTTTGATCTGAGCATGCCGATCCCCGAGATTAATCCGTTCACGGAATATGTGCTGAAAAAAGCAGGATATATTAACTAA
- a CDS encoding YHYH domain-containing protein, with the protein MKKVVIVILSLVVLIGVSSSAYAHPGRLDKNGGHNCSAKSKQKGLCTGYHYHKKKK; encoded by the coding sequence ATGAAAAAGGTTGTCATTGTAATCTTGTCTCTTGTTGTGCTTATTGGTGTGTCTTCTTCAGCTTATGCCCATCCAGGCAGACTGGACAAAAATGGTGGGCATAATTGTTCCGCGAAGTCTAAACAAAAGGGCCTGTGCACAGGTTACCATTATCACAAAAAGAAGAAATGA
- a CDS encoding glycosyltransferase family 4 protein, producing MMRLALFTDTYVPDTNGVAGTLHRLSNQLDRKGIEHLLFTPQSVIGGNNAAPVRSVTNIPFFLYPECRIALPNRRSIHQELKTFQPDLVHIATPFNMGLLGLRYALKQQLPHVISYHTHFDRYLEYYRLNSIIPLYWKYIQWFHRACDSTLAPSQETLDSLHSKGIQRLKLWSRGIDCSLYSPDKRSSDIRNRYNITAPLILLYVGRIAPEKDIATLTLAMQQLPEHMQSRVHWIIVGDGPLLPKLRMQSPSNVTFTGYLHGEELAVMYASADLFVFPSSTETFGNVVLEAMASGLPVLAANGGGVKDLVAHHRSGVLFEPGQADALIREICLWDDHIEQLRNMGIEGRKLAEQRSWDHIFDKLVGDYEEAIENRKRRKKERIITA from the coding sequence ATGATGCGCCTGGCCTTGTTCACCGATACCTATGTTCCGGATACCAATGGTGTTGCTGGTACGCTGCACCGCTTAAGTAACCAGCTGGACCGCAAAGGAATTGAGCATCTGCTATTCACACCGCAGTCTGTAATTGGAGGCAACAACGCTGCTCCAGTCCGTTCAGTGACCAACATCCCCTTTTTCCTCTATCCGGAATGTAGAATCGCCTTACCTAACCGCAGGTCCATTCATCAGGAGTTAAAAACCTTTCAACCAGATCTGGTGCATATCGCCACTCCATTCAATATGGGCCTTCTCGGTCTCCGATATGCACTCAAGCAGCAGCTTCCTCATGTCATCTCCTACCATACCCACTTTGATCGTTACCTCGAATACTACAGGTTGAACAGCATAATTCCTCTCTACTGGAAATACATTCAATGGTTCCACCGGGCCTGTGACTCCACATTAGCACCGTCTCAGGAGACCTTAGACTCATTACATTCCAAAGGTATTCAGCGTTTGAAACTCTGGTCCCGCGGGATCGATTGCAGCCTGTACTCACCAGATAAACGAAGCTCCGATATCCGCAACCGTTACAATATAACAGCTCCGTTAATTTTACTCTACGTTGGACGAATTGCCCCTGAAAAAGATATCGCTACACTCACCCTTGCCATGCAGCAGTTGCCTGAACATATGCAATCCCGGGTACACTGGATTATTGTAGGCGATGGGCCATTGCTTCCCAAACTGCGCATGCAATCCCCATCCAATGTCACCTTTACAGGGTACCTGCATGGAGAGGAGCTTGCTGTTATGTATGCTTCGGCAGATCTCTTTGTGTTTCCTTCCTCAACAGAAACATTTGGCAATGTAGTGCTGGAAGCGATGGCTTCAGGATTGCCGGTTCTCGCAGCGAATGGTGGCGGTGTAAAAGACTTGGTCGCCCATCATCGAAGCGGTGTTCTGTTCGAGCCAGGCCAAGCGGATGCACTGATTCGGGAAATATGCCTCTGGGATGATCATATAGAACAACTAAGAAATATGGGCATTGAAGGACGAAAACTTGCTGAGCAGCGTTCGTGGGATCACATTTTTGACAAATTGGTGGGAGATTATGAAGAAGCAATTGAGAATCGGAAAAGACGTAAGAAAGAGCGAATCATTACCGCTTGA
- a CDS encoding inositol monophosphatase family protein encodes MEQTIRLAQEIAERVSRSAGKVAKDHFDQIICAEEKGIFGDVVTEVDHEAERMICDEISIHFPDHEIHSEERGHNGQKSDWLWMIDPLDGTNNFAIGLPIFSVSITLMYRSEPVLGVIYEPLVDRLFVASRGNGATCNLKPMKVQKKELIHKGTIGWIQGHQVQNEEKAVRLRQHLDVRFKRMMRLWAPTLQWCMLAKGDIDGIVLYNSEGDDLYSGILMAKEAGAIVMDFEGIPFEGMNSEPYLIACHPDHRDYFLSVVLEGMN; translated from the coding sequence ATCGAACAAACCATTCGTTTAGCCCAAGAGATTGCGGAGAGAGTCAGTCGAAGCGCAGGAAAGGTTGCCAAAGATCATTTTGATCAGATCATCTGTGCAGAGGAGAAGGGTATCTTTGGCGACGTAGTTACTGAAGTAGATCATGAAGCAGAGCGGATGATATGTGATGAAATTAGCATTCATTTTCCCGATCATGAGATCCATAGTGAAGAGCGGGGGCATAACGGACAGAAGAGTGACTGGCTGTGGATGATTGATCCGTTAGACGGAACAAACAACTTTGCCATTGGTCTGCCGATATTTTCTGTTTCCATTACTTTAATGTATCGTTCAGAACCTGTTCTCGGAGTTATTTACGAACCTCTGGTGGATCGTTTGTTTGTGGCATCACGTGGGAATGGAGCAACTTGTAATCTGAAACCCATGAAAGTCCAAAAGAAAGAGCTTATTCATAAAGGGACTATTGGCTGGATTCAGGGGCATCAGGTACAAAATGAGGAGAAGGCTGTTCGACTACGTCAACATCTGGATGTTCGTTTCAAACGAATGATGCGATTATGGGCTCCAACCTTACAGTGGTGCATGTTAGCTAAGGGGGATATTGATGGCATTGTGCTCTACAATTCGGAAGGAGACGATTTGTATTCAGGCATATTAATGGCGAAAGAAGCAGGTGCCATTGTCATGGATTTTGAAGGGATTCCTTTTGAAGGCATGAATTCAGAGCCATATCTGATTGCCTGTCATCCGGACCATCGTGATTATTTCCTGAGTGTCGTTCTGGAGGGAATGAACTGA
- a CDS encoding AAA family ATPase: protein MIVMINGAFGSGKTSAATKLQPLIPNSMIYDPEEIGYMLRNVIVDDVKMEAEKTDDFQDMELWKVLTVKVAREIRQKYNKHLIVPMTIYKSEQFNYIHQGLKELDTDLVHFTLMTSMETLHERLLKRGDEPGGWTFKQAVKCVKAFRGVRFEEYIQTDDKTTDDVVNFIISNVLSNRK, encoded by the coding sequence ATGATTGTGATGATTAATGGGGCATTTGGCTCAGGCAAAACCTCTGCTGCAACCAAGCTGCAGCCGTTAATTCCGAACAGCATGATCTACGATCCAGAAGAAATTGGTTACATGTTAAGAAATGTGATTGTGGATGATGTGAAAATGGAAGCGGAAAAAACGGACGATTTTCAGGATATGGAGCTGTGGAAAGTCCTTACCGTGAAAGTCGCCCGTGAAATCAGGCAGAAGTATAACAAACATCTGATTGTTCCAATGACCATCTACAAGTCAGAGCAGTTCAATTACATCCATCAGGGTCTGAAAGAGTTAGATACTGACCTTGTTCATTTCACTCTGATGACATCTATGGAAACATTACATGAGAGATTGTTGAAGCGCGGTGATGAGCCTGGTGGATGGACTTTCAAACAAGCGGTTAAGTGTGTCAAAGCATTCCGGGGAGTACGCTTTGAAGAATATATCCAAACGGACGATAAAACAACAGATGATGTAGTGAATTTTATCATTTCCAACGTGTTATCAAACCGTAAATGA
- a CDS encoding DMP19 family protein gives MNKLQEELQQLLPLDQLESMSGEEVVGSVAMDLYRAEFATIRECGPELPQVLRDIILIVDLDTELSMSGITGFLENASGQFLGETTEAMQRIGNDADAEILKNIQHMLSENDVTPEQLRENVNALSEQDVTTTLNTHGQQILEVLQRVELEANHLSMRSDNEEVFELLYQYVDTNKDRLKQEMEHLLSN, from the coding sequence ATGAACAAATTACAGGAAGAATTGCAGCAATTGTTACCCTTGGATCAGCTTGAAAGCATGTCGGGTGAGGAAGTGGTGGGGAGTGTTGCCATGGATCTGTATCGTGCTGAATTTGCGACCATTCGGGAATGCGGACCGGAACTTCCGCAGGTGCTGCGAGATATCATCCTGATCGTAGATCTGGATACAGAGCTGTCCATGAGTGGTATTACTGGTTTTCTTGAAAATGCGAGTGGACAGTTTCTGGGTGAAACGACGGAAGCGATGCAGCGCATAGGCAATGATGCAGATGCAGAGATCCTGAAGAACATTCAGCATATGTTATCCGAAAATGATGTGACGCCTGAGCAATTAAGAGAGAATGTGAATGCACTCTCCGAACAGGATGTGACGACGACCCTGAATACGCATGGTCAACAGATCCTTGAGGTTTTACAACGGGTGGAGCTGGAAGCAAATCATTTAAGCATGCGATCAGATAATGAAGAGGTGTTTGAACTTCTTTATCAATATGTGGATACGAACAAAGATCGCTTGAAACAGGAGATGGAGCACCTCTTGTCTAATTGA
- a CDS encoding Cof-type HAD-IIB family hydrolase gives MIKIVFFDVDGTLLSEKDRSLSPITEESIRQLIRKGIQVVLVTGRPYNLCGEFRKLGIETLISANGALIKSGEKVIHKSVLSAQMVREFSEFAELNGRSISYFTESFEMNGLCTADVRVTNALRDTLGLMEHPLNISSLEQEVYCICLYADQAEAEIFHSRFPSLKFVRFHPYVSNVLEENEVSKSIAAGKVLAHLNISKEEAMAFGDGENDIDLLEYVGLGIAMGNGGERVKQSADYVTLRASEDGITHALRKFKIIE, from the coding sequence TTGATTAAAATCGTATTTTTTGACGTGGACGGTACGTTACTCAGTGAGAAGGATCGAAGTCTCTCCCCAATTACGGAGGAATCGATTCGACAATTGATTCGTAAAGGCATACAGGTTGTTCTGGTCACTGGCAGACCGTACAATTTATGCGGAGAGTTCAGGAAGCTTGGGATTGAGACCCTGATTTCGGCTAACGGTGCATTGATCAAGAGCGGTGAAAAAGTGATACATAAATCAGTGCTTTCTGCACAAATGGTCAGGGAATTCAGTGAATTTGCCGAGCTGAACGGAAGAAGTATTTCTTATTTTACAGAGTCATTTGAGATGAATGGTTTATGCACAGCGGATGTGCGTGTCACCAATGCATTGAGGGATACGCTCGGTCTGATGGAGCATCCGTTGAACATCAGTTCTTTGGAACAGGAAGTGTACTGCATTTGTTTATATGCTGATCAAGCCGAAGCGGAGATATTCCATTCCAGATTTCCTTCATTAAAATTCGTGAGGTTTCATCCTTACGTGTCTAACGTACTGGAAGAGAACGAAGTATCCAAATCGATAGCGGCAGGGAAAGTGCTCGCCCACCTGAATATATCGAAAGAGGAAGCAATGGCCTTTGGCGATGGTGAAAATGATATTGATTTGCTAGAGTACGTGGGTCTTGGCATTGCGATGGGAAACGGGGGAGAGCGCGTCAAACAAAGTGCCGACTATGTCACACTGCGAGCGAGTGAGGATGGCATCACACATGCGTTGAGGAAGTTTAAAATCATAGAATAA
- a CDS encoding DUF3139 domain-containing protein, producing the protein MDKRKKYVMLAVLIIMVILVLTPFVYVQVNKLVYAHRVTEYLIEEKKYTQEDIESVEGIWNVKLPPFSALVKFKDEPDVEYIYFAHNEVLQFAHRISEEAQRRGKTRSDLKHVEPTNDSE; encoded by the coding sequence ATGGATAAGAGGAAAAAATACGTAATGCTAGCGGTTCTGATCATAATGGTTATTTTGGTACTAACCCCATTTGTATATGTCCAAGTAAACAAGCTGGTTTATGCCCATAGAGTAACTGAATATTTAATTGAGGAAAAGAAATATACCCAAGAGGACATTGAATCCGTGGAAGGCATATGGAATGTTAAGCTCCCACCTTTTTCTGCCTTAGTTAAATTTAAAGATGAACCAGATGTAGAATATATATATTTTGCACATAATGAAGTCCTTCAATTTGCTCATCGTATATCCGAAGAAGCACAAAGGAGAGGCAAAACCAGATCGGATCTGAAACATGTTGAACCAACAAATGACAGTGAGTAG
- a CDS encoding HD domain-containing protein, producing the protein MIVNESLQSQIQFLIEIDKLKTIERKTRIMHGDRLENDAEHSWHLAMMALILQSHSNKEVDILKVIKMLLVHDLVEIDAGDTFAYDTVGHTDKYDREIKAAHRLFGILPEEQAQEMLNLWLEFEAKETHEAQFASSMDRLQPVIHNHQNEGDTWQKYNITSEQVLNRNREIENGSETLWTYAQQIIQNSVDKGILTKSES; encoded by the coding sequence ATGATCGTGAACGAATCATTACAGAGTCAGATTCAATTTCTAATTGAGATTGATAAACTGAAAACGATAGAACGAAAAACGAGAATCATGCATGGCGACAGACTCGAAAATGATGCAGAGCATTCCTGGCATCTGGCGATGATGGCCTTGATTTTGCAGAGTCACTCCAACAAGGAGGTGGATATTCTCAAAGTCATTAAGATGCTTCTCGTTCATGACCTCGTTGAGATCGATGCCGGAGATACATTTGCCTACGATACAGTAGGGCATACGGATAAATATGACCGCGAGATCAAGGCTGCCCATCGACTGTTTGGGATATTGCCTGAGGAACAGGCCCAAGAAATGTTGAACTTGTGGCTGGAGTTTGAGGCAAAGGAGACCCATGAAGCACAGTTTGCCTCGTCGATGGATCGGTTGCAGCCGGTGATCCACAATCATCAGAATGAGGGAGATACGTGGCAGAAATATAATATCACAAGTGAACAGGTGTTAAACAGAAATCGTGAGATTGAGAACGGTTCCGAAACATTGTGGACGTACGCACAGCAGATTATCCAAAATTCCGTAGACAAGGGAATCTTGACTAAATCCGAGTCTTAG